A stretch of the Streptococcus himalayensis genome encodes the following:
- a CDS encoding PHP domain-containing protein, which translates to MRDNHLHTYFSYDCEASFEEYLQAYEGHIVTTEHFDLSNPYLGGPRDDVPDYAKYSVAVAELNLSYGNRVKRGIEIGYYAPRLADILAFLEGKDYDVKLLSIHHNGRFDYLEEAVFELDREQHIRSYIREMQEAIKSVPAHVLAHFDYGFRKLQVSVEELQLAEKDLRLLFRLMMEHGLAFEINTKSMYLYGNEALYRYALKLLSDMGCQRYSIGSDGHNLAHFRLGFDKVEELLSEFQIRKEWLV; encoded by the coding sequence ATGCGAGATAATCATCTTCATACTTATTTTTCTTATGATTGTGAAGCCTCATTTGAGGAGTATCTCCAAGCTTACGAAGGGCACATCGTGACGACGGAGCATTTTGACTTGAGCAATCCCTATCTAGGTGGGCCTAGAGATGATGTGCCTGACTATGCCAAGTACTCGGTAGCCGTAGCAGAGCTCAATCTTTCCTATGGCAATCGCGTGAAACGAGGGATTGAGATTGGTTACTATGCCCCGCGTTTAGCGGATATTTTAGCCTTTTTAGAGGGAAAAGACTATGATGTCAAGCTCCTTTCTATCCATCACAATGGACGATTTGACTACTTAGAAGAAGCGGTATTTGAGCTAGACAGAGAGCAGCATATCCGATCCTATATCCGAGAAATGCAGGAAGCAATAAAGTCTGTTCCAGCCCATGTTCTGGCTCATTTTGACTATGGTTTTCGCAAGTTGCAGGTCAGCGTAGAAGAATTACAGCTAGCAGAAAAAGACTTACGCCTGCTTTTTCGACTGATGATGGAGCATGGCCTTGCTTTTGAAATCAATACCAAATCGATGTATCTCTATGGCAATGAAGCACTTTATCGCTATGCACTTAAACTGCTGTCTGATATGGGGTGCCAACGGTACTCAATTGGCTCAGACGGTCACAATCTTGCACATTTCCGACTAGGCTTTGACAAGGTAGAAGAGCTCTTGAGCGAGTTTCAGATTCGAAAGGAGTGGTTAGTGTGA